In the genome of Pempheris klunzingeri isolate RE-2024b chromosome 11, fPemKlu1.hap1, whole genome shotgun sequence, one region contains:
- the LOC139209466 gene encoding P2Y purinoceptor 1 — translation MNQTSCPRVSFNFEHRFLPPVYILVFITGLVANGWGLKSLLHNWKKLGNINVFVLNLGLADILYLLTLPFLMAYYFMESKWIFGDTFCKITRFCFNLNLYGSIGFLTCISVYRYLAIVHPMRVMGRITVTHSVTISVMVWLLVSVQSLPDMFYSKTFGNKPGKCYDTTRKFHVEHYLNYSIGWTLTGFCIPFLITLGCYGHMAVVVWTLRRTDKVLKQRSLKLLFTLILLFSICYIPHHVFKNLNLWSRVLIKQKMCREWFNGVYIAHQISRGLVCLNSALNPLVYLLGNEDIPAQLRQLLQKTRQMFRCLSNSSHVPVAQNMDEA, via the coding sequence ATGAATCAAACCTCCTGTCCTCGAGTCAGTTTCAACTTTGAACACAGATTCTTGCCTCCTGTTTACATCCTGGTGTTCATCACTGGTCTGGTGGCTAATGGATGGGGATTGAAGTCTCTGCTGCATAACTGGAAGAAGCTGGGTaacataaatgtttttgttctcaaCCTTGGACTTGCAGACATTTTGTATCTGCTCACACTCCCATTTCTGATGGCGTATTACTTTATGGAGAGTAAATGGATCTTTGGAGATACCTTCTGCAAGATAACAAGATTCTGCTTCAACTTGAATTTATATGGCAGCATTGGGTTCCTTACTTGTATAAGTGTGTACAGATACCTGGCTATTGTCCATCCAATGAGAGTGATGGGAAGAATAACTGTCACCCATTCTGTGACCATCTCAGTCATGGTTTGGCTGTTGGTTAGTGTTCAAAGTCTTCCAGACATGTTCTACTCCAAAACATTTGGAAACAAGCCTGGGAAGTGTTATGATACCACCAGAAAATTCCACGTTGAGCATTACCTGAACTACAGCATCGGATGGACACTCACTGGGTTTTGTATCCCATTCCTCATCACGCTGGGCTGCTATGGACACATGGCCGTAGTCGTATGGACATTGAGGAGAACTGACAAGGTACTGAAACAGAGAAGCTTGAAGTTGTTGTTCACCTTGATTCTTCTGTTCTCCATTTGTTACATCCCCCATCACGTATTCAAGAACCTCAACCTCTGGTCAAGAGTTCTGATTAAGCAGAAGATGTGTCGTGAATGGTTTAATGGTGTCTACATCGCTCATCAGATAAGTCGTGGCCTCGTGTGTCTGAACAGTGCCCTCAACCCTCTGGTTTACCTTCTTGGAAATGAAGATATTCCTGCTCAGCTCAGACAGCTGCTCCAGAAAACTCGTCAGATGTTCAGGTGTTTGTCAAACTCCAGCCATGTGCCAGTGGCACAAAACATGGATGAAGCTTAA
- the ccn5 gene encoding CCN family member 5: protein MDRLLGDCVIALAVLLCVATQVLCQLCNRPCLCPGPAPQCPSGVPLVLDGCQCCQVCARQQGEPCTEMFPCDGQRGLQCDYSASFPGYPGECVSQEDLGCEVNGITYHEGQSFQPSCDSYCHCRGGGVSCVPVCPLNVRLPTPDCPNPQHIRLPGKCCKEWVCENLENTVIQDAITAMRPGRLWPTLPRDHPLNKLVPPASTCIEQSTQWSACSQSCGAGVSTRVSNQNPACKLQMETRLCKVRPCHAFQPAPRKPMWGRRKRCKASYTSPGPIRLVHQGCYSTRAYQLRYCGQCTDSRCCTPYQTSTAEVTFRCPTGRLLQRPVMMIHSCVCHNNCPYSPYSNPALWGYRP from the exons ATGGACCGACTGCTGGGTGACTGTGTGATAGCTCTGGCTGTACTGCTGTGTGTGGCTACACAG GTGTTGTGCCAGCTGTGCAACAGACCCTGCCTTTGCCCCGGCCCTGCCCCCCAGTGTCCCTCAGGAGTCCCACTGGTGCTGGATGGCTGCCAATGCTGCCAGGTGTGTGCCAGGCAGCAAGGCGAGCCCTGCACTGAGATGTTTCCCTGCGACGGCCAGAGAGGACTGCAGTGCGACTACAGCGCCAGTTTCCCTGGATACCCTGGGGAGTGTGTCA GTCAGGAGGATCTGGGCTGTGAAGTCAACGGCATCACTTACCATGAGGGCCAGTCGTTTCAGCCCTCCTGTGACTCTTACTGCCACTGcagaggtgggggggtgagCTGTGTGCCTGTTTGCCCTCTGAACGTCCGTCTTCCCACTCCAGACTGTCCAAACCCACAACACATCCGGCTACCAGGGAAATGCTGCAAGGAATGGGTGTGTGAAAACCTGGAGAACACAGTCATCCAGGATGCCATCACAG CCATGAGGCCGGGCAGGTTGTGGCCGACTCTCCCGAGGGATCATCCTCTGAACAAACTAGTCCCACCCGCCTCCACCTGTATAGAGCAGAGCACCCAGTGGAGTGCCTGTTCCCAGAGCTGTGGGGCTGGGGTCTCCACACGGGTTTCTAACCAGAATCCAGCCTGCAAGCTGCAAATGGAAACTCGACTTTGTAAAGTGCGGCCTTGCCATGCATTTCAGCCTGCCCCAAGGAAACCCATG TGGGGACGACGGAAGCGGTGCAAGGCCAGCTACACATCACCGGGGCCCATTCGCCTGGTTCACCAGGGCTGCTACAGCACCCGTGCCTACCAGCTGCGGTACTGTGGACAGTGCACTGACTCCCGCTGCTGCACGCCTTACCAAACCTCCACTGCCGAGGTGACCTTCCGCTGCCCCACTGGCCGACTGCTGCAGCGACCTGTGATGATGATCCACTCATGCGTTTGTCACAACAACTGCCCCTACTCACCTTACAGTAACCCTGCCCTGTGGGGATACAGGCCCTGA